The Equus caballus isolate H_3958 breed thoroughbred chromosome 13, TB-T2T, whole genome shotgun sequence genome includes a window with the following:
- the HBA gene encoding hemoglobin subunit alpha, with translation MVLSAADKTNVKAAWSKVGGHAGEFGAEALERMFLGFPTTKTYFPHFDLSHGSAQVKAHGKKVGDALTLAVGHLDDLPGALSNLSDLHAHKLRVDPVNFKLLSHCLLSTLAVHLPNDFTPAVHASLDKFLSSVSTVLTSKYR, from the exons ATGGTGCTGTCTGCCGCCGACAAGACCAACGTCAAGGCCGCCTGGAGTAAGGTTGGCGGCCACGCTGGCGAGTTTGGCGCAGAGGCCCTAGAGAG gaTGTTCCTGGGCTTCCCCACCACCAAGACCTACTTCCCCCACTTCGATCTGAGCCACGGCTCCGCCCAGGTCAAGGCCCACGGCAAGAAGGTGGGCGACGCGCTGACTCTCGCCGTGGGCCACCTGGACGACCTGCCTGGCGCCCTGTCGAATCTGAGCGACCTGCACGCACACAAGCTGCGCGTGGACCCCGTCAACTTCAAG CTTCTGAGTCATTGCCTGCTGTCCACCTTGGCCGTCCACCTCCCCAACGATTTCACCCCTGCCGTCCACGCCTCCCTGGACAAGTTCTTGAGCAGTGTGAGCACCGTGCTGACCTCCAAATACCGTTAA
- the HBZ gene encoding hemoglobin subunit zeta: MSLTKAERTMVVSIWGKISMQADAVGTEALQRLFSSYPQTKTYFPHFDLHEGSPQLRAHGSKVAAAVGDAVKSIDNVAGALAKLSELHAYILRVDPVNFKFLSHCLLVTLASRLPADFTADAHAAWDKFLSIVSSVLTEKYR; this comes from the exons ATGTCTCTGACCAAGGCTGAGAGGACCATGGTCGTGTCCATATGGGGCAAGATCTCCATGCAGGCGGATGCCGTGGGCACCGAGGCCCTGCAGAG GCTCTTCTCCAGCTACCCGCAGACCAAGACCTACTTCCCGCACTTCGACCTGCACGAGGGCTCCCCGCAGCTGCGCGCGCACGGCTCCAAGGTGGCGGCCGCCGTGGGCGACGCGGTCAAGAGCATCGACAACGTGGCGGGCGCGCTGGCCAAGCTGAGCGAGCTGCACGCCTACATCCTGCGCGTGGACCCGGTCAACTTCAAG TTCCTGTCCCACTGTCTGCTGGTCACGCTGGCCTCGCGCCTCCCCGCCGACTTCACGGCCGACGCCCACGCCGCCTGGGACAAGTTCCTGTCCATCGTGTCCAGCGTCCTGACGGAGAAGTACCGCTGA
- the HBA2 gene encoding hemoglobin subunit alpha: MVLSAADKTNVKAAWSKVGGHAGEFGAEALERMFLGFPTTKTYFPHFDLSHGSAQVKAHGQKVGDALTLAVGHLDDLPGALSNLSDLHAHKLRVDPVNFKLLSHCLLSTLAVHLPNDFTPAVHASLDKFLSSVSTVLTSKYR; the protein is encoded by the exons ATGGTGCTGTCTGCCGCCGACAAGACCAACGTCAAGGCCGCCTGGAGTAAGGTTGGCGGCCACGCTGGCGAGTTTGGCGCAGAGGCCCTAGAGAG gaTGTTCCTGGGCTTCCCCACCACCAAGACCTACTTCCCCCACTTCGATCTGAGCCACGGCTCCGCCCAGGTCAAGGCCCACGGCCAGAAGGTGGGCGACGCGCTGACTCTTGCCGTGGGCCACCTGGACGACCTGCCTGGCGCCCTGTCGAATCTGAGCGACCTGCACGCACACAAGCTGCGCGTGGACCCCGTCAACTTCAAG CTCCTGAGTCATTGCCTGCTGTCCACCTTGGCCGTCCACCTCCCCAACGATTTCACCCCTGCCGTCCACGCCTCCCTGGACAAGTTCTTGAGCAGTGTGAGCACCGTGCTGACCTCCAAATACCGTTAA